Genomic window (Falco cherrug isolate bFalChe1 chromosome 4, bFalChe1.pri, whole genome shotgun sequence):
CCCAGTGCTGGGAAGTCATCTCTCAGAAAGGTGGcagaaatttcttccttgttcttGCCTCCAAAGGCTGTTAATGCTGATTATCACCAGTGTGGCCTTGGATGCAAAGCTTTTATTCTCCATGAAATGACAGGTGCGATTGTTTCCTCCCACTTCCAGCCAAGAGACTTTTTTTCACCTGCTCCGTTCTCCCCCCTGGATTTTGTCAGGGAATAGGCACTTCCTTATCCATTTCAGCAGGAGCTCAGTGACTCCACATGGACACATACTCCATGTTTGCGCTGGTGTTTTGGTGCCGCTCAGTCCCATGTGCTGAAAAGCatcctgcctgctctggctTTGCACCGCTGCCCCGAGCCAGCTGCTCAGCACGCTGCCTCCCACCAGCATCTCCATCCTCTGCAGAAGGTCTCCATCCTCTGCAGAAGGTCTCCATCCTCTGCAGAACGGCACTTTCCATCCCAGTGCTGAACTCCTAAACTGCTCtggggtgttcagcctggagaaaaggagggtgAGCAGAGACCTCCTTGCTCTCTGCAACCCCCTGACAAGGggctgtagcgaggtgggggctggtctcttctcccaggtaacaagcgacagaacaagaggaaaggGCCTCAAATTTCACCGGGGGAATTTATATGGGTTagtaggaaaaaattcttcaccaaaagggttactaagcattggaacaggctgcccagggaggtggtggaatcaccatccctggaggtatttaaaatatgtagaGACACGGCCCTTgggggacatggttcagtggtggcttggcagtgctgggttaatggttggacttgatgatcttaaaggtcttttccaacctaaacaattccaTGTTGCTTCTCTTAACGCTGTTAGTGGTGCCTTCCTTAAAACTGTTGCGACATGAGCGGTGTCCTTCaagggtctgtactgggaccaatGCTACTTAATATCTTCCCCAGTGGTGTGTGGAGTGGGATTGAGTGTGCCCCTAGGAAGTCTGTGGGTAACACCAGGTCTGAGTGACCAGTTGATCCCCCTGAGGGAGGGGATGCCAACTGGAGGGGGGGAGCCATGGGAACTCCATGAAGTTCAATAAGgtcaagtgcaaggtcctgcctCTTGGTCAGGGTGATCCCTGGAGAAGATCCTGATCttcttggagaagagaaggctctggggagacctcgCTGAGCCTTTTTGACATATAAAGTCGGCTTGTAAGAGAGATGGAGAGAGGCTTTTTACCAAGCCCTGTAGCAACAGGATGAGTGGCAACAATTATAAACTGAAAGAGCGTAGATTTggattggacataaggaagaaatgttttaccGTGAGGATGCCCGGAGCAGCTtggatgccccgtccctggaagtgttcaaggccaggttggagcaacctgggctggtggaagatgtccctgcccacagcagaggggctggagctcgatttttaaaggtcccttccaacccaaaccgttctgtgtTTCTATGAGTTTTTGAGtgttcagcctttttttttttttggtttttttttgtttgggtagtgggtttttttggcagcttGAAATAACTCATGTCTTGGATGAAATGCTGTCTGTGCATTGTGGCATGGGTAGTGCTTTCTAAACTGCGCAGTGCTGTATACACTTCAGAAGATTGCTGACAAGTGCCTCCAGTGCTGACCACGTACTTCTTGCACGAGTGTTCACTAAGTGCACAAAAGCTGGACAAAAAAGCTGGACAACTGCTGCCTTGGCTGCTGATCTCTGTGCCTTGAAGGGGAGAACTTGCCAAGCAGACACCGGTCATCAGCCTTAGAGCAGGAGCCTTCCACTCCTGGGTAGTGCGTGTGCGCTGCTGTATCCCCCAGGAAAAACCTGTATGTTATGGTGTGGAGTCCCGAGTTATTCTGGTGCTGCTAGTTTTAGTACCGAGAGGTCATTTGCAAGAGGCTGCACGCAACCTTGCTCCTCTTTCCGTAGGGACAATTGGAGGAAGCTGTTGGTGAACACCACGGGAGAATAAAGAACTTGAAACGAAGAAGTTTCTcgattattttttatgtatttatttgtttttcttggatttGTGCATTTGCTTGAATTCTGTAGTTTGGAAGCTGGGGACCGCACCACCTTCAGATTGTCACGTCCTGGGAAAGAGGACTCACGGTGGGTGGGCTGGCAGTAGGGAAGGTGGGttctgctgtgcctgcctggggctggagtGACTCCAGCACCCCTCGGCTGTGATAGAAAAAGTGAAATCTGGGGAGCAGAGTGAATGGAGGGGGTGGAGATGGGAGGCACAGCTGGCACCGGGGTGCTCCTGCGGAATAGATGATGGGTGGAAAGCTTCGTCAAGGACAAGGTGAAAAACTTCAGGCTGTGTGagcttgtttttctgtattagaGCAAGTGGATGGAGCGGGGCACCCATTGGAGCAGCAGGGTGCCTCAGAAATCCCAGCTCAGCCCTAGACAGGGTCCCTGTGCTGTCGGGGCCATGTGGTGGAGGTCACCTCTTGCCAGTCTGTCCCACGTCATCCTCTGAGCTCAAGCTGAGCCCAGACTGGCTGTCCTGTCGCACAGGGCAGAGCCCTCATGCTGTGTGAtgggagcaaagctgctgggCAAACTGGGCGCTGGCAGCCTCTTCCCGCTGCAAGGTcctgtgggttttgctttatGGATCCCCCAAGCTGGGTGTCTCAGGGttgcaagaaagacatttttatggATCTTGTGCCAAAACTTGGGGCCATGTTTGTGACAGCAATTTCCCTTCCTCTGTCTGGTGCCAGAAGcggttttgttttcctaatcCCCAGGCTCAGAGGCTTCAATTGTAGCGGAGCCtgagctgcttttcagcctCAGAGCAGCTTTGTGCTCTGGGTCTCTGTAGTTAATTAGATCAGTTCATGGAAATCAACGGGATGTTTTAGGTGCTCAGGTGGGGTTGTGTTCCAGGGTGAGACATCAAAGATGGGTGTGTTTAACCTTGGTTCCCCTTTTACTTGTGAATCCCCAGGATTATTGCCTCCTCTTCAATTCCAGTAGTTCAAGGGGGGCTTCTGCTGGATGCTTGCACCTCTGGAGCCCTGTTCCATGTTCCTGCCCCTGCTGTGGGGCACTGGAGCCGGTGTGGGGAGCCGGTGGCACCAGGCACCGGTACGGGAGCAGCCGGTCACGCCGGGACCCGCTCGGGCACCGCGCGGAGGGTGAGGCTGTTCCTTCACCTCTTCCCTGCAAATCTGTGCTGGGGGGTTTTGAGGGACGAGCTGGGGGGTCACAGCCATTTCCCTCCTCTAGGCTGTGACAGCTGACAGGTCAGGGGCAGCTGCATTAGCGCTTGTGTGCTTAATGAAGGACCGGTGCCCAGAGCAGCATCTGCTGTGGGGGTACAAAGCTGGTACAAATCCTGCGTGTCTGCACCATTCTGTGCCTGGCAAGGGAGGGCTTCCAGGGTTAAACCAAGGCAAGTTCACGCTCTCCTTTCAACTTGCTGTCCTGGATGCCCTCCTTGGGAACAGGGTAGCGTGTGACAAACGCTAATAAGAacagaataaggaaaaagaaaagcgCAGAGCTGGAAATAGTCGCTTACATAAAGGGCTGGTGCTTCAATCTCATTATTGTCTTAAGGAACAGACACTTAGCTGCCTCCGACTCCTACAATGCAAAGCACAAGCTGATAAGCAATCGGCTTTGGGACCTGGCGGGTGCCACATGGCACAGTGACATGGCCAGTGCCCACTGGGCTAGCAGCTCACCACCGCTCCTCTGAGCTCCCAGTGCCCGTCCCCGCCAGCCTGCGCCCAGTGGGAGCATCCCCATGCAttgggggctgctgccccccgGCCCGTAACGGGAATCGCCGCTTGGCAGGGTCGGGCACCATGAGGCAGCTGGGGATGAGGCGTGCAAGTCTGTCGGCCAGCCTGAAGATAGGGGACcgcaggggctgctgccagacgccagaggaggaggaggtccACATCCCCTTTGCGCAGGACAGCCTGGTGAAGCAATGGAGTTCCATGCAGAACATGATGGACAGAAGCGAGGAGAAAAGCAAGACTCCTGTCCGAAGGAACAAGTACCTGCTCAACATCAACGTGGGTGGCCAGTTGTTCCAGATCGCTTGCAAGGTGGCGGCCCAGTATCCCATCACCAGGCTTGGGAAGCTGGCCCTTTATACCGACCCTACGAAGAAGATGCAGCTCTGCGATGACTACTCAGTGCAGAAGAACGAGTACTTCTTCGACAGAGATCCTTCCATTTTCCACTACATCTTCCACTTCTATTGCAGTGGGGTCCTGTGGATAATGGATGAGGTATGTCCCAGTAACTTTGTGGAGGAGACGGAGTACTGGGGGATCCATCTGAAATACTCCCAGCGCTGCTGCCGGATCCTGTTTGAggaaaagcaggatgaactCAGCGAGTAcctgaaaatacaaaaggagctggaggcagagctggagcccCTGTCCTCAACGGTGCAGTTCGAAGGCAAATTTCTGGGGCGGTTTCGGAAAATGATCTGGAACCTCATTGAGGATCCATACTCTTCTGTCGCAGCCAAGATCATTGCTGTCATGTCGAGCTTCTTTGTGCTCATCTCCATCATGGGCATGACGCTGAGCACAGTGGAGGAGATGAAACACAAGACAGGGAAGATGTGGAtggagcagctggagatgaTCTGTGCCATCTTCTTCACCTCCGAATACCTCATGCGGCTcatctcctcctccagcctcaAGAACTTTCTGCGGGCGGCGTTTAATGCTGTAGACCTGGTGGCCATCCTGCCCTTCTACGTCCAGATCCTCTTTGAAAATTTGGATGAAGGAGACATGCTTTACCATGAGGAACTGCACAAGGTGGAGAATGTGAGCAAGCTGGGCAAAGTACTCAAGCTCATCAAGCTCATGAGAATCTTCCGCATCCTCAAGCTGGCACGCCACTCCACCGGCCTCCGAGCCTTCAGCTTCACCTTGCGCCAGTGCTACCAGCAGgtttgctgcctcctcctcttcattGCCATGGGAATCTTCACCTTCTCCGCTCTCATGCACTCGGTGGAACATGATGTCCCAGGCACCGCCTTCACCAGTATCCCCTGCGCGTGGTGGTGGGCAGCGGTAAGGTGTGAGCACCTTCCCCCAGGGAAGGGGTCTGGTGGggctctgtgggcaggggctgccctggtgctggAGGGATTTGCTGTTGGTGCTGGCCGGGAGGCAGCAAAGGGCCCAGGTTTCCCACCAGCTCAGCGATGGTGGGACTCCCAGAGCCCTGCACACTCTGAGAGATCAGAGATTGCTCGGAGGTTCAAAAGCCAGTGCTGACGTGGGATGGTGGGACAGAGGTGGTGGCCTGGGAACAACCTCCAGGGCTGGGTTCGTGGCAAGGGGGATGTCACTCGTCCTGGGCTTTACCTGCTGTGGGACCCGTGGCGGGTGGATGTGGTTCAGACCCCGTGGCACGGGGACAGCCACCTGGGACACCCGCGGTGGCCTGGATGAGCTGGGGAGGCATGAGGGGGTCAGAGctcctggggctgagctggggaccCTGGGGCCACATGTGGAACTAAGGAAACACGGTCACAGCTTGCCTCAGCCTGTGTCCTCagagggggcagaggggtgggctgcagcccctgttTGTGGCCGTGCTCATGCCGGGAGCCGGCAGTTTGCTGAGCCAAGCGCTGTAATAAACCTGGGATGACCTCCCATGCGAGGAGCCGCTAAAGCACTGGAGAGCCAGAGGTTATGAGGGTGGTTTGATTTGTGGATAAAATGACCCCACAGGTCACTTCTGCTCTTACAATCCCCCTTGGCCACTACCGGCTGCCCACTTCAAAGTCATCCCTCCTCGAGGAAGCGCAAAATCGCTTGGCAGGATCACCAGATTGGAGTATTTGAACgtccccagctgcccctgcccctggtCTGCGTGGCTCTGTGCAAAGCCTGGACCCCTCTGCCTCCATTCCAAAATCCCACTCCCCTGTCTGTCATCCCAATGCGGTTCCTCTGGGCGCGTTCCTGGGCAGTGCCTCCGTTTCCATCGGAGGGAGGGTCTGGGAAGCTTCATTCCCATGGGACTGGGCAGCTTACGGCCAGGAAGCGCTGGAGCCGTGGCTCCATGGGGTCAGGAAGCTCCGGCagacagcctggctgctgggaagggTTCAGCTCAGCTGGGTTTGGAGAGACAcatggaaggaggagggagctggggggcttgtctccagcctctgctgctggggccTCATCCAGCCCTCTCCTGGGGCTCTGTGAGCTCCGGGAGCTGAGCCCAGccatgcaggcagctggagcagggcgCAGCGCCATTCCCAGGTGGTACCTggctcccctgcagcagcagggggaggggggtccCAGCattggttttgggggggtggtggggtggtggtgtctgCTGGACTCGTTCTTGTGGGATTTTATCCTTTCCTGTCCTCGGCCAGGTCAGCCTCTCCACTGTGGGCTATGGAGACACGGTGCCCGACACGGTGCTTGGCAGGATGGTGGCGTTTGGCTGCATCTCCTTTGGCATCATCCTCAACGGCATGCCCATCTCCATCCTCTTCAACAAGTTTTCGGACTACTACGCCAAGCTGAAGGCCCACGAAAACGAGACCAGCCACTCACTGAAGATCTCCAGGAGGATCCGCTTGAAGGAGCGAGCCCTGCGCAAGCTGTCCGAGTGCTGCAGAGCCGACCCCCGCTGTCATCActgatcccccccccccagacaccCCCTCCATCCCGCTCTGCCCCCCCCTCCGGCAGGTCCTGTCCCCTGGGGAAGCCCCGTGATGTGGGGAGCGAGCAGcaagtcacagcagcagctgcgggggctctgctgctgtttgggggggggtgggtggaatGTGACGGTGACAGTGCTGTGACCCTGCGTGCTGACCCCCATGTCCCACCGAGCCATCGGTAAAGTACTGGCCACGTGGGTGGCCAAGGTGGCAtctgcccagcctgggctgggctgtgggcacCCGGAGGATGCAGGGTGACCTGTGGGATGCACGGGGTGAGCCATCACCTCCCTGAGGATGGCAGAAGGGGACACCCACggtgaggcaggagctgctctgctccctcagTGAGACAcatgcagccccctccccaggtggCAGCCCTGGACCCCTACCTGGCTGGGCAGATGTTCAGCCCAGGCTGACCGAGTTTGATGGGGGGCTTTGGGTGAAAGGCCACAAAAAAGGTGGCAGCCCCACATCCTTCCAGCTAAACCCACCACCCACGGAGCCTGGGGGGACAGTCCTGGCTCAGGGTGGGATGCGGCGGGAGCCACGGGCACCCTGCGGCCGCAGCGCCGGGAGCGGGACCACCCCCAGGAACAGGCACTCAATAAACCAGGGCAAAACCACTCGCCGTCTTGGATCGTTGGCCAGCCACTCTGTCATTCGGTAATGAATTCGGTCACCCAGCTCGTCCCtgggggggtgaggaggggcCGTCCCCAGGGCTCACAGCCGCCTCTCCTGCCCATCGGTGGGAGGATGGGGTCTGCGTGTTGGGTTTGGGATGGGGAgcctggctctggctgctctgGAGGAGGATCTGGGACCCCTGCATCTGCTCAGGGCGTGTGGGCTCTGCCCCACGTTCTCATTGCCGGGGCAGAAGGGAAGGATTTGCCCTCTGGGGTGACACCAGGGGGGATTCGCCCCTTCCCCTGTGTGGGAGGGGGACGGGGACCCCagggtgcagggcaggcagcggtGGGGTGCTGGGTAAGCTGGTGCCTGCCAGGTAGGGTTTGGGTAGTTGCAAGGTGGGCTTGGAGaaggagagctgctggggggtCCTGGTGGCAGCCGGGGACAcggttcagctgctgctgctggaaacttGCTGCAAAGGAACAGGGCTCAGCAACGGaacctcccccccaccccagaggCTGTACCCCTACCCCAGAGACTGCACCCTCCACCCCACTGTGCCCCCCCACCAGAGACTGCGTCCCCCACTCCAGAGACTGTGCCCCCCACCCGAGACtgcgccccccaccccagaggctgcctcccccaccccagagaCTGTGCCCTCCTACCCCAAAGactgtgccccccaccccagagactgcacacacacccccctcactgtgcccccccccccagagaCTGTACCCCCCATCCCAGAGACACCATGGCTCGGCTCGCACCACCCCTCCCTGGGCTTGCAGGCTGTTTGCTTGCCCCCGGCCACCCCCCCCAGGATCCCAGGCGGTGGTCCCACAAGCAGCCCCTCGGAAAACAGCACTTTTAATAGTTCCTCTGAATTCATTTTACAAGTCACAAAAATGCAGCAATGTACAGACATTTACAGGACACTGTACAGGCGGTTTCTGTCATATATTAGTGCTTTTGCTATATACATATAGTACAGCCTGCGGGAAGGCTCTGCGTGGGGCAGGGGACCTGCCCCCCTGCGCAGGGCACCCCAAAAGGGAGCTGTGGCCCTGGGTCGATTTAGTCAGAGCTTGTCCCCTGGGCATGGTGGGGACCTGAGGCCACCCGGAGCAGAGCTGGGTACCCCCTTGCTTTGCTCGCCCTGGGCTCTTCCAGAGGGTTTTGTGGGACAGAGCCCCCTGCGGAGATGCTctggagggagcaggagcaTCCTCCACCACCGCGGCGTTGTCACCTTCCCGCTCCTCCTGCCTCAGTGGCAGCCGCAGCTCCCGGCCACCATGTCGTCGTACTGCTTGAGCACCACGTTCTCGTCGTCATCGAAGTAGAGGAGGTTGATGGAGTAGAGCTTGTCGGGCAcgcagcaggggctgctgaCGCCCTCGCTCAGCTTGAGGGCGTTGATGATGGACTGCACGGTGGCATGGTTCGTGGGCCGCATGTTCTCGCCCAGCGGGAAGGGGCAGGAGCCCTTGCAGTGGTAGGCGTTGTACCCCCGCGGCGAGATCACCCAGCCGGACCAGCCGATCTCCTCGAAGTCCACGGACAAGGGGTGccgctggcagggctgcaggcgGTCCAGTGAGCGCGTGCTGCGTGGCCCCCCCCGGCCTGGGCACCGACATCGCCGCGGGGAGAGCGGGAGCCTGGGGCGGTGAATCTGCTGGAATGGAGCATCTGATACTGTTACCCACTGCGCCAGcctgggaggggggggaatgtggtgcagccccccccccccggccacCCCTTCCCTTGGGTTCTGTCTGCAGccggctggggcagcagctttGGGCACAGCCTGTCACCAGCCTGGGCAGAGCCACCAGGAGGTGACAACCCCACAGCTGCACTCATCAGGGCAAGCAAGACCCAGATGTGCATCCACAAGCCTGCACCCCCACACCAACCAAACCAGAGAGGGGACAGCCCCTCTCTCTGGCTGGAGAAGGAGCTTTGGAAGGAGCCCTCGCTCAGggagccccccagcaccccaggggcAAGGGGATGGCAGCACCGAGGGGCCTGTGCCAGCGCTGTGGGACCCACCTGGGAAGCCAGCCACGGGCAGGGATGCTCCCCGGCGCCCGTCGTCCGTGAACAGGACCAACATGGGCTTCTTGCTCTCGTGGTGGTCCCTGCCCGACGCGAACTGCAGCGGTGGGGGGTCAAGCGAGCTCCCACCCAGGCCCTGGACTGTTACCACCAACCCCTGGTTGCTGCTTTCATCTTCGGTCCAGTCGCGAACCTAGGGAACCAAACCGGCATCACCGTGGAGCCACAGGCTGGGACAGGTACCGCACCGGTGTCCCCATGGCCCCCAGAACCAGACCCCCGTGGCCATGGTCCATCTGCCAGCCGTGGGAAGGGGCCGTGCTGCTCCGGGGCTGCACACAGGGGATGCTgaggcaggagccagcaccaGCGCTACCTGCGGAGCAGCGGGAGCAGCCCGGGGCAGGACGGAGCAGACCCCGGGGCTCTTGGCAGGTTCTGACCCCCCCTCCCAGGGGCTGTGTCCCCCCATTGCTGCAGAGACAGGAAAACGCATTGGAACCTgacaggctgctggggggggaaaTGGGTTAAGAAAAGCTCCGGCATGCAACCCCCCCAGGGTTCCTTCAGTGCCCCCCGAATTGGGGGAAGAGCAACTCACCGCCTGCGTGATGGCGAAGACCTCCCAGCCCGCGCCCTGCAGCGAGACCAGCCgggctgccagcagcttctTCCCGCCCGGAGCATCCGGCTGGCTCTGCGCCAGCACCTGGTAGATGCTGACCTGGGGAAGGAAGCAAAGGGTGGCTGCCACCAGCGCCCTGCCACCAGTGTGCCCTGCCACCAGCGTGTCCTGCCACCGGCATCCTTCCACCAGCGCCCTGCCACCAGTGTGTCCTGCCACCAATGCGTCCTGCCACCAATGcgtcctgccagcagcaccctgccaccAGCGTGTCCTGCCACCAGCGTGTCCTGCCACCAGCATCCTTCCACCAGTGCCCTGCCACTAGTGTCCTGCCACCAGTGCCCTGCCACCAGCATGTCCTGCCACCAGCatgccctgccaccagcatGCCCTGCCACCAGCGTGTCCTGCCACCAGCGTGCCCTGTCACCAGCGTGCCCTGCCATCAGTGCCCTGCCACCAGTGTCctgccagcagtgtgtcctgccAGCAGTGCgtcctgccaccagcaccctgccaccagcaccctgccacCAGCGTGTCCTGCCACCAGCGTGTCCTGCCACCAGCATCCTGCCACTAGTGTCCTGCTACCAGCGCCCTGCCACCAGTGCCCTGCCACCAGTGCCCTGCCACCAGTGTGTCCTGCCACCAGTGTGTCCTGCCCGAGGGGGAAAGCCCCTGGACAGGGACTGGGGAACAAGCGGTGGGAGGTGGCGGAGGTGTCACCAGGGTTTGTGCCTTGGCCAGGTCAGGGCACAGATCAGGACGGTGCCTCAGAACCTGCCACAGTTAAATCGTTGGGGATTCTCTGTGCAACACGCGACGCTGCCGGATGGATTGCAccgagccgtgccgtgccgtgctgcAGTGGCACCcctgggcacaggctggggcacaTCCCCCCTcccgtccccgtccccatccccctcccgttccagccccctcctcacctGGCAGAAGTGGTGCCTCCTGGGCCCATCGGCCGCCCTCGGCCAGAGCCGGAAGAGATGCAGCTCGGCCGTCAGGATCTTCTCGTTCTTGGCCACGCTGGAGAGGGCGAAGAGGAACCGCATCTTGTCGCCgtgggctggagggagggatgcGTTGAGACGTGGACTCAAACTGGGGGCAGCGCCTCTGCCAGCCATGCTCGGCCCCTTCCCACCGCCCCATCCCTGGCATCGCGCCCCCCCCGTTACCTTTATCCAAGAAGCTGCGGACC
Coding sequences:
- the LOC102050671 gene encoding LOW QUALITY PROTEIN: bone morphogenetic protein 2-like (The sequence of the model RefSeq protein was modified relative to this genomic sequence to represent the inferred CDS: deleted 1 base in 1 codon), producing the protein MLGTILLLLALAKPACPSPAGAASQRAEALKRLLEVFGMEDPPPTPAHVKQPPQYMVDLFNTVANADGVTKNPDILEGNTVRSFLDKAHGDKMRFLFALSSVAKNEKILTAELHLFRLWPRAADGPRRHHFCQVSIYQVLAQSQPDAPGGKKLLAARLVSLQGAGWEVFAITQAVRDWTEDESSNQGLVVTVQGLGGSSLDPPPLQFASGRDHHESKKPMLVLFTDDGRRGASLPVAGFPDSPPQAPALPAAMSVPRPGGARSTRSLDRLQPCQRHPLSVDFEEIGWSGWVISPRGYNAYHCKGSCPFPLGENMRPTNHATVQSIINALKLSEGVSSPCCVPDKLYSINLLYFDDDENVVLKQYDDMVAGSCGCH
- the LOC102050841 gene encoding potassium voltage-gated channel subfamily V member 2-like isoform X1; this encodes MRQLGMRRASLSASLKIGDRRGCCQTPEEEEVHIPFAQDSLVKQWSSMQNMMDRSEEKSKTPVRRNKYLLNINVGGQLFQIACKVAAQYPITRLGKLALYTDPTKKMQLCDDYSVQKNEYFFDRDPSIFHYIFHFYCSGVLWIMDEVCPSNFVEETEYWGIHLKYSQRCCRILFEEKQDELSEYLKIQKELEAELEPLSSTVQFEGKFLGRFRKMIWNLIEDPYSSVAAKIIAVMSSFFVLISIMGMTLSTVEEMKHKTGKMWMEQLEMICAIFFTSEYLMRLISSSSLKNFLRAAFNAVDLVAILPFYVQILFENLDEGDMLYHEELHKVENVSKLGKVLKLIKLMRIFRILKLARHSTGLRAFSFTLRQCYQQVCCLLLFIAMGIFTFSALMHSVEHDVPGTAFTSIPCAWWWAAVSLSTVGYGDTVPDTVLGRMVAFGCISFGIILNGMPISILFNKFSDYYAKLKAHENETSHSLKISRRIRLKERALRKLSECCRADPRCHH
- the LOC102050841 gene encoding potassium voltage-gated channel subfamily V member 2-like isoform X2, which translates into the protein MRQLGMRRASLSASLKIGDRRGCCQTPEEEEVHIPFAQDSLVKQWSSMQNMMDRSEEKSKTPVRRNKYLLNINVGGQLFQIACKVAAQYPITRLGKLALYTDPTKKMQLCDDYSVQKNEYFFDRDPSIFHYIFHFYCSGVLWIMDEVCPSNFVEETEYWGIHLKYSQRCCRILFEEKQDELSEYLKIQKELEAELEPLSSTVQFEGKFLGRFRKMIWNLIEDPYSSVAAKIIAVMSSFFVLISIMGMTLSTVEEMKHKTGKMWMEQLEMICAIFFTSEYLMRLISSSSLKNFLRAAFNAVDLVAILPFYVQILFENLDEGDMLYHEELHKVENVSKLGKVLKLIKLMRIFRILKLARHSTGLRAFSFTLRQCYQQVCCLLLFIAMGIFTFSALMHSVEHDVPGTAFTSIPCAWWWAAVRSASPLWAMETRCPTRCLAGWWRLAASPLASSSTACPSPSSSTSFRTTTPS